In Dermochelys coriacea isolate rDerCor1 chromosome 4, rDerCor1.pri.v4, whole genome shotgun sequence, the sequence AAGTGTTTAAATGATTCATTCTAGACATACAGGTTCAGAGTTTGATTATACACTTTTAGAACTATTACTCAGGTAACACTTATGTCATACTTATAATGCATCTTTCCTCCAtggatatcaaagcactttacaaacaagaattaattttcacaacatccttgtgaacTAGGAATCTACAGCAATATTTCAAAGGTCCATATATTGCTATCAGCAGCAGCCATATGAATAAATTAGgtgagggattttcaaaagctctctgCATTGATCTAACGTTTCTCCTACTAAGGTCAATGATTAGAGTTAGGCTAGTGctgagtatttttgaaaatccctccctgGTGTTCAAACTGTGCTTTGCACAGTATTTCTAATCATCCGACAGAAAAGTTCATTATTTCCAGTCTACTGTACATGGGCTAACTAGATTAGAATAATGGGTGCCTGTTAAATTCCTATTAACTAGAAGTGCTTGGTAACAGACAAAAGATGATACCTTGTCACAACTGATGTTCTAGTATGCACCTATGTTTAATTAAGCAATCTGGCTTTGTCTGagatcagagagaaagagaaagatgcCCTTTTCCCAACAGGTTAGAAATTAGaatgctgttttgttttctaaaatactATTTGGACTTTTCTTTCTGTGTCAAATTAAAGTTAGTTATTGTGTTGAGGAAATCAAGGTGGGTgcttagcaattcttcaacaccCAACAAACTAAGCCTGGTCTGTCTAGGGCAATACATTTAAGGAAGGCTTTGCTGGAATAGTATTGAGACCATCAACTGGCTTGTACCACTTCACTCTTTTACAACTATGGAGTTTCAATCCACACTGTCCCTCACTTCCAAAGGCCACCACTACTGTAGTTCACTCTTGAGCAGTGGGTGCCTTTAGTCCTAAACATATCCAAGAATCTGACTGCACCTGCTTTAAAACTTAACTACATCAAAGTACTCTGGGGTGTATTTGGCACCAAAGATACCCAATGTAAATGATTGCATTGACATCAGGAAACATCTCTGAAGGCAGAAATGAAAGAGGGAAGGAGCCAGAGGAGTGGCTGGAAGAGAACAGGGAGAAATATGGGAGATAAGGCAAAATCTTGTTTTTACCTAGGGCTCCAGTGACTCTATAGCCAACCCTGCTTTCTGGAAGCAGAACACCGACTGAGAGATTTGCTTAAAATATCAACATCCCTATCATTTATATGCAAAAGCTAGTGGGCCTGTTCTGCTCCCAGTGCCCAATGTGCAATCCCATTGAAACCCACGGGGTTACACACACATATCACTGAGAGCAGAAGTTGACCCATTCTTTTTTAAGGGCAGTTTTTTATCCTCTGTGACACATTAACTAAGAGCTTTTCTCTCCCAAGCTTGGAAGGAGGAATGAAAGACTTCTGGACAGCTGCTGATTCTACCTTAAACAAAAGTAGAACACGTATGTGCCCTGAAGTCCTCCTACATGATACTGAATGCTGTGTATTCTAACTGTACTGAACTAAACGATATTGAACATAAGTAACATTTTAACCATAGAGTAGCTTTTGTTTACTTTGAAAGCCACAAAACCAAAGAGGAAGTGTAGGAGAATGTGGGCAGGACAGTGGCAAGAAACCTCATGACCTCATCCTTTCCGCCTCCAGTGGATTGGCTGTCTGCTGTCTGGAACAGCATTTAAATTCCAGAAGGCTGCAGATGTCAAGCAGtagaagaggagagaaagggaagTCTGAATGCTTTCAGAGCAAATTGGCTTGAGCTGCTGCACAGTGAAAGCTAACAACAATCCCGTTAGATTCTACCCTTCTGATCCAGACGCCACAAAAGGTAAACGCACATTTCATTACCTACCATTTGGTGCTGCATTAAGTTTTTATTCACATGAACCTCAGGCAGTAGAGTTTTGAATAGTCTAGTGTTTAGTTCAACTTTAAAAACATTCTAATTCCTCTTCTGAAGGGTGAACTGTCAGAGCCGTAAAATTGTCTTAAAGAGGGCTGCAGCACGCTTTGTTAAATTACGATTTTAGATCTGTTTGTACGTTTAGGGATGGAGAAAGGAGGTGGTTTAAATTCCTGCCACTGAGTCAAATGCTGGAAATTTGAAGCTGccatttgaaaacaaaagaatGTACTGCCAAAATGTAATCATTGTCTTGTCACATGCCACTCTCTTCTGGCAGACTTGCAGGGCTTTGAATGAGCGCCCTGGATGGgatattttacttttcttttataaCAATTGAAATTTCATTCCTTCTATATAGTATCTGTTTAATGCATtgtttagaacataagaacagtagGAATAAgtggttcagaccaatggtccatctagctcagtatactgtcttctgacagtggctggtaccagatgcttcagagggatgaacaaaacaggacaatttattgagtgatccacccgttgttgtccagtcccaccttctcgcagtcagagatttagggacacctaaTGTATTCTTTCCTTAAAAGCAAATATCTCTGCCTCAAACTTCCCATTCTCATAGACTCTGCATGggcttttttggtttttggtttagtttcgtgttctgttttgtttttttaatttgtcctTCAATACCTAATCAGATACATGGTCTCTTGGCTTCAAGTTTCTGGAAAGACTTGATCTACCAAAAAGCAGCTTTTGTTCATATGAATtgattttttattcattttattgcaaCTTTAATTCAAATTCTGTTCTGAAAACTAGATTTATACTAACTGTAAGGGggacaaaaaataatttgtctTGTTTTCTCTGTTTGTATGAAACTAAATCTGTCTTttatcagcatttttcttttatttctaacGCTTTTCCCTCATTAGCTCAAATCACCAGATCGCAGGACTACATTTTGTGAGGGACTGAACATTGTCAGCTCCTAGCTTAGCACTTTGAAGTGTCAGGTTTTAAATTCTCTACACCCCTTCTGGTGTGGGATTATTGAGATTCTGCTCCCCTCCTCTGATTAGCTGCAGAACGGGACAGAGGGtgtagagacagagagagagagaggttggcaTGGAGAGTTTGAATCCTCAGTGGAAATTTCAGCTGAGCACAGTGAAACACAAGGAGAGAATCAAAAAGCCTATAGAATGTTTGCAATTTTTTCGTATTGTCAACTCACAGAGACAATATCTTTTCCAGGTATAATATCACAATGAAGATTGCAGTGCTTTGTTTGTGCCTCATCAGCATCGCCTTTGCATTACCAGTAAGTATATCAGACATGTAACAACAAGCAAAAAGTTGTATATTTCCTTCACATATTAATAGTGAATGTATACTGAAAATtgctttcctctcttctcccctcaaGGTGAGTAAATCAAAGCGTCATGCCATCTCAGAGAGCTCTGAAGAAAACCATGTAAGCTCTTTTTACAATTCATCTTCTCTATCATTCATTTACTACTTATTTAATCATCACCACATCAGCTATGTTAAATTGCACTTTCTGATTCATTGTAACTATATTTGTTCACAAAACTTTACCTAACTTGAATTTtatggccagattctcatctagtgtaaatcagtgtagcttcattgacttctgtggaactgtgccaatttacaccatctgagtaTCTGGCCTAATACCTTTAAAAGATGTGCCCTTGCGTATCTTTATAGATCCATTTGTTTAATCACAAACTTTTAAACTcaagctttggggttttttttgtttgtttgtttttttaaggaattACAGTATGGCGTAGTCTTGATGATTCACACCAatctctgtgggccagattctgatacttttATTCATCTTGAGTAGCACATTACTCCATGAATGgacccattaatttcaatggaactgtTCTCCGGGTATGGTAGTACTCAAGGTcaataagggtatcagaatccgGTGCTGTAAGCTCACCCCCAAATCTCGCAAGTTACCATAGAAGTGGAactaatgaaatttaaaaatcaaggacATCTCATTATAACACAAACTTGTTTTGATACGTTTCACTTGTATATTTATATGCACTACTCCACAGGATGCTGTTAAATGTATTGCAGAATATTTTGCAAAAGTCACAGTATATTTAAGGATGAGTTTCATATTCAAAAATAGATAGATCCGCATTAAATGCATGGACAGAACACTCTGATAAATGTATAGAACAACCCACTAtccaaaggcctgatcctgtgaagtacTCCACCTCCACAGCTCGAACGGATtcgaaggcactcagcacctgaCAGGAGGTGCTCTGCACAACACAGGATAGTGTCAAAGGAAAGGTTAATTTATGGTGTATTTGGATGTGTGTGCCTGCATGTATTTGTCAAATAGTTCTAAATCACATATTGCTGATTTAACGAGCACACACCACACTTTGCCCTTATACTCTGTGCcgccccagtgaagtcactgagACGCGACCAGATATGTTTGTCAAGAGAGAGTTGGGCTCCGACAGGCCAGAAAATGACTAGCCCCAGCAGAGGTGTTCAAGGAGGGGAAGAAGCCAGGGCAATCACAGTCCTTGCATAGTAAGGGCTTCCTCCTACTGCATCTGAAGCATTGGCCACCCCAAATGAGCACAGAGTGGTAATGAGGAAGTGGGGGatataatttctctccctccattcAGCTCCGCAGGTGCCCAATGGGGAGTATGTGGCACCCCTTATGTATTGTGGCAGAAAGCATGCTCACCCCGCACCCTGGgtccctgagctccagcctgagctggaacacaatgaaacagcccttcAGCTCATTCCCTGTGAgccctggcacaggccagctgtaggtttttctttgctgtgtagatataccctgaagGAGATTGTGCATCCTAATGATCACACTGGGTCATTGCCACTCCACACAGCTCCTTACTTAGAGCTATATCAGTCAATGACATTCTCGTTTCTTACCTTGAGAGAGAAAGCATCCTGTTTGGGCAAGGgactcttctgttttttttctttagaaaataaatgacATAATTGGTCCAGGTGCCAGTTAATGCTTAACCCTTGTGCCTCACATACCACGATTGCCTAGTAACCACAGGTAATCAggtcacacacaaacacaggctCAGACCAATGACTGAAatagtgataggtttcagagtagcagccgtgttagtctgtatgtgcaaaaagaaaaggagtacttgtggcgccttagagactaacaaatttatttgagcataagcttttgtgcatccaatgaagtgagctgtagctcacgaaagcttatgctcaactaaatttgttagtgtctaaggtgccacaagtcctccttttctttttgaaattgtgATAGCATGCCTGCAGGGTTGCAATGAGTAAGCTAATAAATGcactggacctgattctcctctcatttacattggttttacactgctgtaactacattgacttcaatggagttactttgaTTTAcgtcagtgtaaatgagaggagaattaagCCCCTTGTTTGATTATATGTATTTTATGTAGAGAGTGGTGCAACCCACAACATTTGGATCCAAATCCAAAGTTCCCAAAAACTAGGAGGTGTTTGGTTCTgcgggtggaggaggagagagtgtTCTGACTATTAGTGACACAGGAACCAGCTGCAAAATTCTGATCTGAACCTTCACAAGGTTCAGGAATGTTTACCTCCAGGAGTTTGGTAACAGGTACACCTCTAATATTATGTCCTTTCACATATAAATGTATATTTGGATTGTTGACTTCTTCTGCACTTTATTCCCATCTTAgtaaatgattaaaaacaaatgagatCCAAAGGGAGCAGGTATTTCACATGCCATATCTGTGTGAAAATGAGTTGCTCTGATTAAAGCAGATTCACCATTTGTGTTCTCCTCAAGTCATATGCTCCTATATGTTTCATCTTGAATTGTGACCTTGTGATTCTTATTATTTTCCAGGATTCCAGAAGCCATCATTCTCACAGACATCATCACCAGCATGTGCATACACAATCACCTGTGAGACCAGCACAAACACAAGAACTTCTGGTGCCACCTCAGCAGGTATCCAAAGCCACACTATACAGCTACCTGCAGAAATGGTTAGAAGAGAAATTTATAGAAACCCTGCTTTTGTAGGAAAATTTTGTACAGTAAGAAAGGTAGCATACATAGACCCGTACTGATAGCCACAATGGTAACTAATGCAAGCGTGGAACTTCTATCATCTCCCAGAATAACAGACCTAGAAGAAGGTTAAAATTAGACCAGGTGGAATTTTTCTAATTTCCTATAAAAATGTGTCACAATTCTTGTTGTTGCCATTTTTAGACCAGCTGGTCAAAATTTCTCAAAGTCGAAAAAATTTGAATTGTTTCCACAATTTTTGTGGGAAACttgtcataattttttttaccagctgtaTTAGGTATGTTTCTCCACATTTACATGTACTTTTCATATTCTTTTTCAGAGCCATTTTTCTTCAGAAGAAAGTGTTGAGGACACGGAGCAGCAGGTAAGTTTTCATCGACACCTCAAGCCTTATTGTGTACAGCACAGCAGCAACCCTATCACAATATCTGTTTCTTCTAACAACAGCCTCTGACATCTGTTCCTAAGTAAAACAGAACTCCTGGCAGGATCAATGAAACATAAAGCAACCAGGTTTCTAAAATTTGCACAGCATCTTACAGAACCTGAGGCTCTATTCTCCTGCTGCAAAATGTAATTAGTTCCCACTGAAGGGTTGGGAGAATGGGATCTGAATAACAAATTATATTGAAGAAATCAGCATAGTAGATCCCCAAACAATCTACATAGTGTTAAACCAGAGGGATCCACAAGTGCGTATTTGATGGACGTCAGCCTCTAAACAAATTCTGCATCTGTAATGAAACCATTTACGACAAAACCTCAATTAATGAACAAACCTACTCAAACATACATAAACCTGAAGGACAAACCTTAGGACAAATCATAGTCTCTTTGCTCAAGGAATGTGTCTCATCATGGGAGTAGCCTGGAGCTGCTACTACATTTACCATGCCATGGTAGGATCTTATCTGCCTGCCTCAGCTTTAGAATGTACAACTGTGTCATACGCTTTGAGGGAGCCGCAAAGAGACACTGTAATAACCTCACATCTATAACAACGCAATTGCATGCTGCACTATTAAATTGTTTCTATGCTTTTCAGAGCGTTCCCAAATCAGCAAGTGTAAGTAACGAAGATGATGGTGATCATGATGATAATGATTCCAATGACACGGATGAATCAGATGAGGATATTGTCACCGATTTTCCCACTGAGGCCCCAGTAACTACGCCTTTAACTCCTGCCATCCCCACAAGAGGAGATAATTCAGGCAGAGGAGACAGTGTGGCCTACAGAATGAGGGCAAAAGCAAAGTTGGTAGACGTATACCATAAGGAGAAGTCTAGCAAGCTCTACAAAGCTTCAGGAAAGGTAAATACCATTTGGCAATGGTTCCTGGGTTACCATAAATGGAGGATGATgttcaaaatggaaatttcttTGTGGACATTACCTGTGGAGGGGATTGACAAGTCACAGGCAAAATTAGAGGGGTATATTTCCACTTGTTATGGATACATAACTCATTAAAGTTAATAAATATTATATTCCTATATGCACTGAGACAGGAAAATAGTCCCACTGTTCCAGGTGGCCAGCAGCCACATAGTATAATCATGTGTGAGACCTGAGGCCAGTACTGAACTGATGTTTCATATAGTACTATAAAACATTTGTTATAGCTCTGTAAACGTACACAGTGCTTTGAAGAGCATGGATAACGTTGGGGACAGTGGAACCAGGAGGGCAAGCGCCCTCACAATGGAAATATTATGGGAGCTTGACCACTGCCTAAACTTGTGCACATCTTgtgagtgggtgtgggggggggtgcagtggTGAAAGCAGGAGGAAGAGGGGCTGAAGTAGCTGCCTAAGGGGCTGGAATCAGGATAGGGAGCAGGAAATGGGAGGGGTGGAATGTGCCCAAGAGCAGGTAGGAACCCCCAggaccctccttcccagcctggagcaggcTGCCCTCGGTCAAGTCTCAGTACCTCCCCTTGCTCCCCCTCCGATCTCATGCCCTCCCTCCAATAACCTATAGGTTTTGAAGATCAcctcttagtctctaaggtgccacaagtactccttttccttttttgaacTCAAAAGGCATGCCCTGTTTCAGTGAAGTATTGCGGTGTTCAGTGATTCATTGGCTCTTCATAATCTAGGATGCCTGTTAATTATGTTTTACCTTTATGTTTGGCACAGTTCATCGTACATGATGTCACAGAGGAGGATGACAGCACACCAGACGCAGAAAGCCAGCAGGTGGATTCCTCCAAAGCCCCGTGTGCTGCATGCCGCTTTCCAGGGAAATTTGACATGAGCGTGGAACTGGATGACAGAAGTAACATGCAGGACAgcaatgaagtcaacaggaggtCACATGATAAGAGCATGGAAAACGACAGCCAACAGCAGCTTGACAGTGTGGAGGCAGACAGCGACAACAGCAAACCTGATGTCACAGAAGACAGTCACATGAGCAGTGAAAGCACAGAACAGCAGCAGGCCCAAACTGAGGACCTGCAGCAGGTTGATGTGgtccctgaagtcaatgacagcAGTCAAACTGCTGAGAGCACTGAAGACACTCAAGGCATTG encodes:
- the SPP1 gene encoding osteopontin isoform X2 — translated: MKIAVLCLCLISIAFALPVSKSKRHAISESSEENHDSRSHHSHRHHHQHVHTQSPVRPAQTQELLVPPQSHFSSEESVEDTEQQSVPKSASVSNEDDGDHDDNDSNDTDESDEDIVTDFPTEAPVTTPLTPAIPTRGDNSGRGDSVAYRMRAKAKLVDVYHKEKSSKLYKASGKFIVHDVTEEDDSTPDAESQQVDSSKAPCAACRFPGKFDMSVELDDRSNMQDSNEVNRRSHDKSMENDSQQQLDSVEADSDNSKPDVTEDSHMSSESTEQQQAQTEDLQQVDVVPEVNDSSQTAESTEDTQGIEDNEVIL
- the SPP1 gene encoding osteopontin isoform X1; this translates as MKIAVLCLCLISIAFALPVSKSKRHAISESSEENHDSRSHHSHRHHHQHVHTQSPVRPAQTQELLVPPQQSHFSSEESVEDTEQQSVPKSASVSNEDDGDHDDNDSNDTDESDEDIVTDFPTEAPVTTPLTPAIPTRGDNSGRGDSVAYRMRAKAKLVDVYHKEKSSKLYKASGKFIVHDVTEEDDSTPDAESQQVDSSKAPCAACRFPGKFDMSVELDDRSNMQDSNEVNRRSHDKSMENDSQQQLDSVEADSDNSKPDVTEDSHMSSESTEQQQAQTEDLQQVDVVPEVNDSSQTAESTEDTQGIEDNEVIL